The following coding sequences are from one Pseudomonas mendocina window:
- the gpW gene encoding gpW family head-tail joining protein — protein sequence MATQQQLNEAREALHLLVTGKSTVSVQRDGKVVWFQQTNRRDLENYIAQLEAQLGGGSQGRRRPAGVIA from the coding sequence ATGGCAACCCAGCAGCAACTCAACGAAGCCCGCGAAGCGCTGCACTTGCTCGTCACCGGTAAAAGCACTGTCAGCGTGCAGCGTGATGGCAAGGTCGTCTGGTTTCAACAAACCAATCGCCGCGACCTTGAGAACTACATCGCTCAACTGGAAGCCCAGCTCGGCGGCGGTTCGCAAGGCCGACGCCGGCCGGCAGGTGTTATCGCATGA
- a CDS encoding phage terminase large subunit family protein, which yields MAVALLDAAQQFNPPKDQPTAEYIENEFYLPAEAGVLHGLYEFYYTPYFLGVAAAFDDPDVKEIDLMKAAQIGWTYFMIAVLFKRITGRPMPIMVLFAKEGDGKAFHDEKLVPAIRANEAVGRLVDVETAKKSGNRWNHKGFPGGFLKLVASNSPGNVKSTSSVGLAVVEEPDDTSDDVKGQGDAIGLLEERVKRYPGSKTVVGGTPSLKGLSKTEQRLKQTDQRVLPIYCHGCGEAHVLDFDHITHLVGDPDKGDVPHEVYGYSKPETARYACPHCGEMWDDNQRKENIRRTVYEAVERGDPMCGWVATAPFYGKAGFMELSELYACLPGTSLADLVREKLAAEKLADAGDPKQLIKFVNQKQGRPYEYRTDLPEADKLRERCEEYRELVVPAGGLILFLTVDVQHDRIALILRAWGRGEESWLVLWTEIAAQSGTSDKTDPVWLELDRILFGVYAHTKGYRLRVSAASIDSSDGQTNDAVYHYVRTRKKRFAKLLAIKGSTNVDAEILTPPRKIDLNTTSTKASRYGLQVYMVGGTKAKDLLFERLKLTGSGPGRMHAYKGVRADYFDQLLAEVKAPSRKHGGKKVYQKKAGAANEGLDCEQYQIHLARYMRLHLKKPQDWDDIEAGLMQADLLSEADEQLPVTAEPGATQPAAAKQAVSLAELGRMMNGDD from the coding sequence TTGGCCGTCGCATTACTGGACGCGGCCCAGCAATTCAATCCGCCCAAGGATCAGCCGACAGCTGAGTACATCGAAAACGAGTTCTATCTGCCGGCCGAAGCTGGCGTGCTGCACGGTCTCTACGAGTTCTACTACACCCCTTACTTCCTGGGCGTAGCCGCGGCGTTCGACGATCCCGACGTCAAAGAAATCGACCTCATGAAGGCGGCCCAGATCGGCTGGACGTACTTCATGATCGCTGTGCTGTTCAAGCGCATCACTGGTCGGCCGATGCCGATCATGGTGCTGTTCGCGAAGGAGGGAGACGGCAAGGCTTTCCACGATGAGAAGCTGGTGCCGGCCATTCGCGCGAACGAAGCGGTTGGTCGCCTGGTTGACGTGGAGACCGCGAAGAAGTCTGGCAACCGTTGGAACCACAAGGGCTTCCCGGGTGGCTTCCTCAAGTTGGTCGCCTCCAACTCACCCGGTAACGTGAAGTCGACGTCAAGCGTCGGCCTGGCCGTGGTGGAGGAACCCGACGACACCAGCGACGACGTGAAGGGGCAGGGCGATGCTATCGGCCTGCTCGAGGAGCGCGTCAAGCGCTACCCAGGTTCGAAAACTGTCGTCGGTGGCACGCCTTCACTCAAGGGGCTCTCGAAGACGGAACAGCGCCTCAAACAGACTGATCAGCGGGTGTTACCGATCTACTGCCACGGCTGCGGTGAAGCGCATGTGCTCGACTTTGACCACATCACTCACCTGGTTGGCGACCCCGATAAGGGCGACGTGCCGCACGAGGTCTACGGCTACTCCAAGCCGGAAACAGCGCGCTACGCCTGCCCGCACTGCGGCGAAATGTGGGACGACAACCAGCGCAAGGAGAACATCCGCCGCACGGTGTATGAGGCTGTCGAACGTGGCGACCCTATGTGTGGCTGGGTGGCCACGGCCCCGTTCTACGGCAAGGCCGGGTTCATGGAACTCAGCGAACTCTACGCCTGCCTGCCGGGCACTTCGCTGGCTGACCTTGTGCGCGAGAAGCTGGCCGCCGAGAAGCTGGCCGATGCGGGTGATCCGAAGCAGCTGATCAAGTTCGTCAACCAGAAGCAGGGGCGGCCTTACGAGTACCGCACCGACCTGCCCGAGGCCGACAAGCTGCGTGAGCGCTGCGAGGAATACCGCGAGCTGGTGGTACCCGCTGGCGGCTTGATCCTGTTCCTGACCGTCGACGTTCAGCACGACCGCATCGCGTTGATTCTGCGGGCCTGGGGCCGGGGTGAGGAAAGTTGGCTGGTGCTGTGGACGGAGATCGCTGCTCAGAGCGGCACGTCGGACAAGACTGACCCGGTATGGCTGGAGCTGGATCGCATCCTGTTTGGCGTTTACGCGCATACCAAGGGTTACCGCCTGCGTGTCAGCGCTGCCAGCATCGACTCGTCGGACGGTCAAACCAACGACGCCGTCTATCACTACGTGCGTACGCGCAAGAAGCGCTTTGCCAAGCTGCTGGCCATCAAGGGCAGCACCAATGTCGATGCCGAGATCCTCACGCCGCCACGCAAAATCGACCTGAACACCACCAGCACCAAGGCCTCGCGCTACGGACTGCAGGTGTACATGGTCGGCGGTACCAAAGCGAAAGACCTGCTCTTCGAGCGGCTGAAGCTGACGGGAAGCGGCCCAGGTCGCATGCATGCCTACAAGGGTGTTCGTGCGGACTACTTCGACCAGCTACTGGCCGAGGTTAAAGCGCCGAGCAGGAAGCACGGCGGCAAGAAGGTCTACCAGAAGAAAGCTGGCGCGGCCAACGAGGGGCTGGACTGTGAGCAGTACCAGATTCACCTGGCGCGCTACATGCGCTTACACCTGAAGAAGCCACAGGACTGGGACGACATCGAGGCGGGCTTGATGCAGGCCGACCTGCTGTCCGAGGCCGACGAGCAACTGCCCGTTACAGCTGAGCCAGGTGCAACACAACCCGCTGCTGCCAAGCAGGCAGTCAGCCTGGCCGAACTCGGCCGGATGATGAACGGAGACGACTGA
- a CDS encoding phage holin family protein, translating to MASTWLTAMTAVLCIVIFVRLFTYRRNGAGYRWGKSAVAMAVMIACGRLLIEVLTSGLVVPLEFWPFVLMLGVFALAVVRSGGNVARLVQPGDIPWSGIDRRRDGQ from the coding sequence ATGGCTAGTACCTGGCTCACGGCGATGACGGCTGTGCTGTGCATCGTGATCTTCGTTCGGCTGTTCACGTACCGGCGCAACGGCGCAGGGTATCGCTGGGGCAAGTCGGCAGTAGCGATGGCAGTGATGATCGCCTGCGGTCGGTTGCTCATCGAGGTGCTGACCTCGGGGCTTGTCGTGCCGCTGGAGTTCTGGCCGTTCGTGCTGATGCTCGGAGTGTTCGCCCTTGCCGTGGTGCGGTCGGGTGGCAACGTGGCGCGGTTGGTTCAGCCTGGCGACATTCCTTGGTCTGGCATTGACCGTCGGCGAGACGGGCAGTGA
- a CDS encoding putative holin: protein MSEPSGLVAGGLLASIAGAGWFAGIDGNAATGALCGSLIFLLSRHEFAMWKRAVYFLISLVMGYLFSPGLTEFEVWGFRPFVYSGPAAFGASLMVVTLSHAALKQRGRPDLGGGGVDG, encoded by the coding sequence ATGAGCGAGCCGAGTGGTTTGGTGGCTGGCGGTCTGCTGGCAAGCATTGCTGGTGCTGGCTGGTTTGCCGGTATCGATGGTAATGCCGCGACCGGCGCCCTTTGCGGCTCGCTGATCTTCTTGCTGTCACGCCATGAGTTCGCTATGTGGAAGCGGGCGGTGTACTTCCTGATCAGCCTGGTGATGGGCTACCTGTTCAGCCCTGGGCTGACGGAGTTCGAAGTCTGGGGCTTTCGCCCGTTCGTGTACTCCGGGCCGGCCGCTTTCGGCGCCTCGCTCATGGTCGTGACCCTTTCCCATGCTGCCCTCAAGCAGCGCGGTCGCCCGGATCTGGGTGGAGGTGGTGTCGATGGCTAG
- a CDS encoding bifunctional DNA primase/polymerase, producing MTQANTPSNIAAWARRYIEAFGLALVKIEPGQKAPKGNGWNKPGGYFTDADKAEQFWTKNPNHNMGVVLGPSRVCSLDVDHVEYTRHVLLHVLDLNLDDLAAVYPTLVGNPARFRLMFRVPEGVELSRHSLVWPNPDDPDGSKHKLATAALKQAEATGNAELTATMRAKQKELAPVTVFELRGGLVQDVLPPSIHPDTGQPYFWRTPPSADGLPELPRELLSIWNNWEIFKPLGQGACDWAPAPKERPAPKAKPSRPATTGASGSTDVVGAFNQAHDVEQQLAAHGYKRRGKKWLYPGSTTGLAGVTVVDGKVYSHHGADPLANGHMNDAFDVFCLLEHDGDQKAATRAAAKALGIDHASQRKKNIQGTPPKVKGDASGAPAADDAGSSSADEPGDLPPAPTDSDGDAPAGSSANGGAGGGFTIKGLLRRFALIVGTTQAWDVDDARRIKKAAFQALVGKDLFKQWDAEVDPKRKKTVSEDWVKEIERAAALAGKAVGDLKMPMLTRYVYIDGTKDVWDYAKKRRVAEGAVKMALGDAYSLWLNSPDRRVVDMNHIVFDPTMSHDPEVFINTFEGLPLKPEHDDSKCANLIWLISFLCNHAKDAAQWLSRWLAYPLQHSGAKMDTAVLMHSTMEGSGKSLLFSVVMGRLYGQYSATVGQTQLEGSFNAWQSGKLWAVFEEVVSRDQKYNQVGKIKQLITGQTVRIESKFVNGWEEASHMNAVFLSNEIVPWPISDTDRRFLVMWPEEKLPPKRQEAIKHELANGGVEALYDWLLRYDLGDFDEQTKPPETPARQRLVALSRAPWQTFANLWRLGELGDGLWGGCLSSDLYAMFVEWCQRNGEHRMSQTKFSLFIETLGVDKTRAIPWTEGSTRRFAAFLIPRDESAFLPPSMQAAALGAHVQAWRAKAKLCGWNVEAWDHVKAAAA from the coding sequence ATGACGCAAGCGAACACCCCTAGCAACATCGCCGCCTGGGCGCGGCGCTATATCGAGGCCTTCGGGCTGGCCCTGGTGAAGATCGAGCCCGGCCAGAAGGCGCCGAAGGGCAACGGCTGGAACAAGCCGGGTGGCTATTTCACCGATGCCGACAAGGCCGAACAATTCTGGACGAAGAACCCCAACCACAACATGGGCGTGGTGCTCGGGCCGAGCCGCGTTTGCTCGCTAGACGTCGACCACGTGGAGTACACGCGGCATGTGCTGCTGCATGTGCTCGACCTGAACCTCGATGACCTGGCGGCGGTGTACCCGACGCTGGTGGGCAACCCGGCGCGCTTCCGCCTGATGTTCCGTGTGCCGGAGGGCGTGGAGCTGAGCCGGCATTCCCTGGTGTGGCCCAACCCCGATGACCCGGACGGCAGCAAGCATAAGCTGGCCACTGCGGCGCTGAAACAGGCCGAGGCGACCGGCAATGCCGAGCTGACCGCGACGATGCGGGCGAAACAGAAGGAATTGGCGCCGGTGACGGTGTTCGAGCTGCGCGGTGGCCTGGTGCAGGACGTATTGCCGCCGTCGATCCACCCGGACACGGGCCAGCCGTATTTCTGGCGTACACCGCCCTCGGCGGATGGCCTGCCGGAGCTGCCGCGCGAGCTGCTGAGCATCTGGAACAACTGGGAGATATTCAAGCCGCTGGGGCAGGGTGCCTGTGATTGGGCGCCGGCACCGAAAGAGCGCCCAGCACCCAAGGCGAAGCCGAGCCGGCCGGCGACTACTGGCGCAAGCGGTAGCACGGATGTGGTGGGCGCATTCAACCAGGCGCACGACGTGGAGCAGCAGCTGGCGGCGCATGGCTACAAGCGGCGCGGCAAGAAGTGGCTCTACCCGGGCAGCACCACAGGGCTGGCGGGTGTGACGGTGGTGGACGGCAAGGTGTACTCGCACCACGGCGCCGACCCGCTGGCGAACGGGCATATGAACGATGCGTTCGACGTGTTCTGCCTGCTCGAGCATGACGGCGATCAGAAGGCGGCGACCAGGGCAGCCGCGAAGGCACTGGGCATCGATCATGCCAGCCAGCGCAAGAAGAATATCCAGGGCACGCCGCCGAAGGTGAAGGGCGATGCGAGTGGTGCGCCTGCGGCTGATGATGCAGGCAGCAGCTCGGCCGATGAGCCGGGCGACCTTCCCCCCGCCCCAACCGATTCGGATGGTGACGCGCCGGCCGGCAGCAGCGCCAACGGGGGGGCGGGGGGGGGCTTCACGATCAAGGGGCTGCTCCGGCGCTTCGCGCTGATCGTTGGCACCACTCAGGCTTGGGACGTGGATGACGCCAGGCGCATCAAGAAGGCGGCGTTTCAGGCGCTGGTGGGCAAGGATCTGTTCAAGCAGTGGGACGCCGAGGTCGACCCGAAGCGCAAGAAGACTGTCAGCGAGGACTGGGTCAAGGAAATTGAGCGCGCAGCGGCGCTGGCGGGCAAGGCGGTTGGCGATCTGAAAATGCCGATGCTGACGCGCTATGTGTACATCGACGGCACCAAGGATGTGTGGGACTACGCGAAGAAGCGGCGCGTCGCTGAGGGCGCGGTCAAGATGGCCCTGGGCGATGCCTACAGCCTTTGGTTGAACAGCCCTGATCGGCGTGTGGTGGATATGAACCACATTGTGTTCGACCCAACGATGAGCCATGACCCAGAGGTGTTCATCAACACGTTCGAGGGCTTGCCGCTGAAGCCGGAGCACGATGACTCGAAGTGCGCGAACCTGATCTGGCTGATCAGCTTTCTGTGCAACCACGCCAAGGACGCGGCGCAGTGGTTGAGCCGGTGGCTGGCGTACCCGCTGCAGCATAGTGGGGCGAAAATGGACACCGCGGTGCTGATGCATTCGACGATGGAGGGCTCGGGCAAGAGCCTGCTGTTCTCGGTGGTGATGGGCCGGCTTTACGGGCAGTACTCGGCGACGGTCGGTCAGACGCAGTTGGAAGGTTCGTTCAACGCCTGGCAGAGCGGCAAGCTGTGGGCGGTGTTCGAGGAGGTGGTCAGCCGCGATCAGAAGTACAACCAGGTCGGCAAGATCAAGCAGTTGATCACCGGGCAGACGGTGCGCATCGAGAGCAAGTTCGTGAACGGCTGGGAGGAAGCCAGTCACATGAACGCGGTGTTCCTCTCCAACGAGATCGTGCCTTGGCCGATCAGCGATACCGACCGGCGCTTTTTGGTGATGTGGCCGGAGGAGAAGCTGCCGCCGAAGCGTCAGGAGGCGATCAAGCATGAGTTGGCCAACGGTGGCGTTGAGGCTCTGTACGACTGGCTGCTGCGCTATGACCTGGGGGATTTCGATGAGCAAACCAAGCCACCCGAGACGCCGGCCCGCCAGCGGCTGGTAGCGTTGAGTCGTGCACCCTGGCAGACGTTCGCCAATCTGTGGCGCCTGGGCGAGCTGGGCGACGGGTTGTGGGGCGGGTGCCTGAGCTCTGACCTGTACGCGATGTTCGTGGAGTGGTGCCAGCGCAACGGTGAGCACCGGATGAGCCAGACGAAGTTCAGCCTGTTCATTGAAACGCTGGGCGTGGACAAGACGCGGGCGATCCCTTGGACGGAGGGCAGCACGCGACGGTTTGCTGCGTTTTTGATACCGAGGGATGAGTCAGCCTTCCTGCCACCATCCATGCAGGCGGCCGCGCTGGGGGCGCATGTGCAGGCGTGGCGGGCCAAGGCGAAGCTGTGCGGCTGGAATGTGGAGGCGTGGGATCACGTCAAGGCGGCTGCAGCATGA
- a CDS encoding TraR/DksA C4-type zinc finger protein, producing the protein MDERVFEMAQAAQQERLQQAIDNRVVYQGESATECESCGDDIPEARRKAVPGCRFCVTCQGLMEVRR; encoded by the coding sequence ATGGATGAGCGCGTATTCGAAATGGCCCAGGCGGCGCAGCAGGAACGCCTGCAGCAGGCCATCGACAACCGTGTGGTGTATCAGGGCGAGAGCGCGACCGAGTGCGAGAGCTGTGGTGACGACATTCCCGAAGCCCGGCGCAAAGCAGTGCCGGGTTGCCGTTTTTGCGTGACCTGCCAGGGGTTGATGGAGGTGCGGCGATGA
- a CDS encoding phage regulatory CII family protein, which yields MSRLDLLPGAGPVLSLRHALYRAGRDYRGGIGALAIDMLLEPTTGYDTLQKKLNPKEDRRWASPDELEDIIRLTDDPRLLDALMRPAGAVWFKPVPVTATNDALKALAKLMKRQGEFVGSLHDGAADNRWQRHEVETLRHHGETVIRKILGIIAGAEQAMLAGEDRRDG from the coding sequence ATGAGCCGACTAGATCTGCTGCCGGGCGCTGGCCCGGTTCTCTCCCTGCGCCACGCGCTTTACCGCGCTGGGCGTGACTATCGGGGCGGCATTGGCGCCCTGGCCATCGACATGCTGCTGGAGCCCACCACGGGGTACGACACCCTCCAGAAAAAGCTGAACCCCAAAGAGGATCGCCGCTGGGCTAGCCCGGACGAACTCGAGGACATCATCCGTCTGACTGATGACCCGCGCCTGCTGGACGCGCTGATGCGACCGGCCGGGGCGGTGTGGTTCAAGCCGGTACCGGTGACGGCGACCAACGATGCCTTGAAAGCCCTGGCCAAGCTGATGAAGCGCCAAGGCGAGTTCGTGGGCAGCCTGCACGACGGCGCCGCGGACAACCGCTGGCAGCGGCATGAGGTGGAGACGCTGAGGCACCACGGGGAAACGGTGATCCGCAAGATTCTCGGGATCATCGCCGGCGCCGAGCAGGCAATGCTGGCCGGGGAGGATCGCCGCGATGGATGA
- a CDS encoding YdaS family helix-turn-helix protein, with amino-acid sequence MELLQYIKPMTAAQLESFAKRCGTSVGQLKQVAYGHRRASAGLAIEVDRHSGAVVTCEVLRPDIDWAYLRSNQQAA; translated from the coding sequence ATGGAACTGCTGCAATACATCAAACCCATGACAGCTGCTCAGCTGGAGTCCTTCGCAAAGCGTTGTGGAACATCCGTTGGGCAGCTGAAGCAGGTTGCCTACGGCCACCGGCGGGCGAGTGCCGGCCTTGCTATTGAGGTCGACCGCCATAGTGGTGCGGTTGTTACCTGCGAGGTTCTGCGCCCTGACATCGATTGGGCTTATCTGCGCTCGAATCAGCAAGCTGCTTAA
- a CDS encoding S24 family peptidase has translation MDIYETRAWHLKNIIGPNQIKDFANAFDLDASYISQLLNNHRRMGERAAATIEEKIGLVRGTLSLDGWPTGTFIYLSQAFEKAGLVWAPPEKRYYDPDTITYIEERSPVYLAREHARRELSFDELVKADEQEISGTRERNGTYSGPREHATLSPEMKLKAGSVPVVGKALLGTDGYFEAMDYPVGTGDGRLMVPSNDPNAYALKVSGHSMMPRIKNGEFVLIEPNHGYVAGDEVLVKTFAGQAMIKEYIYTRDGEHRFDSVNPGVPPLMLPVESVEKIHYVAGILKASRHIVDDH, from the coding sequence ATGGACATCTACGAAACCCGCGCCTGGCACCTCAAGAACATCATTGGCCCAAACCAAATCAAGGATTTTGCCAATGCCTTCGATCTTGATGCCTCTTACATATCCCAGCTTCTCAACAACCACCGCCGCATGGGGGAGCGGGCTGCCGCAACCATTGAAGAGAAAATAGGGCTGGTCAGAGGCACCCTCAGCCTCGATGGCTGGCCAACTGGCACCTTCATCTACCTGTCTCAAGCCTTCGAAAAGGCCGGGCTGGTGTGGGCTCCACCGGAAAAGAGGTACTACGATCCGGACACCATCACCTATATCGAAGAAAGATCGCCCGTGTACCTCGCGCGGGAGCATGCTCGAAGAGAGCTCAGCTTTGATGAACTAGTGAAGGCAGACGAGCAGGAAATCTCCGGTACCCGTGAACGGAATGGCACATACAGCGGCCCTCGTGAGCACGCTACGCTATCCCCTGAAATGAAACTGAAGGCAGGCTCAGTCCCAGTTGTAGGCAAGGCTCTGCTTGGCACGGATGGATATTTTGAAGCCATGGACTATCCAGTTGGAACGGGTGACGGCCGCCTGATGGTGCCGAGCAACGACCCAAATGCCTATGCACTCAAGGTCAGCGGGCACAGCATGATGCCCAGAATCAAGAATGGCGAGTTTGTCCTGATCGAGCCCAACCACGGCTATGTGGCGGGCGACGAGGTTCTGGTCAAGACCTTCGCAGGCCAAGCCATGATTAAAGAGTACATCTATACACGCGACGGCGAGCACCGTTTCGACAGCGTCAATCCTGGCGTTCCGCCGCTCATGCTGCCCGTCGAGAGCGTGGAGAAAATCCACTATGTGGCAGGCATCCTGAAGGCCTCAAGGCACATTGTTGACGACCATTAA
- a CDS encoding phage antirepressor KilAC domain-containing protein: MNRTVKEAAQVLGIAESKLRDHLRSIKALNRDGTLAARHIGGGKLFMDSRVTTPERLGIRKHYAVLKVTEAGIDWLAKQLGIEIKEIPQKDSAA, encoded by the coding sequence ATGAACCGCACCGTGAAAGAGGCCGCCCAGGTACTGGGCATCGCCGAGAGCAAGCTGCGCGATCACCTGCGCAGCATCAAAGCCCTGAATCGCGACGGCACCCTGGCAGCCCGCCACATCGGCGGCGGCAAGCTGTTCATGGACTCGCGCGTCACCACCCCCGAGCGCCTGGGCATCCGCAAGCACTACGCCGTGCTCAAAGTCACCGAGGCCGGCATCGACTGGCTGGCCAAACAGCTCGGCATCGAGATCAAGGAAATCCCGCAGAAGGACAGCGCCGCATGA
- a CDS encoding pyocin activator PrtN family protein, which yields MTTTLALLQERYKATSLPLETVRADYFSHIKTEKSLRAKIRNGEVKLATYKNSDSRLAPLHVRLTDLAAYLDARAAAAA from the coding sequence GTGACCACAACGCTCGCCCTGCTGCAGGAGCGCTACAAGGCCACCAGCCTGCCGCTGGAAACCGTGCGCGCCGACTACTTCTCCCACATCAAAACCGAGAAGAGCCTGCGCGCCAAGATCCGCAACGGCGAAGTGAAGCTGGCCACCTACAAGAACTCCGATTCGCGTCTGGCGCCGCTGCACGTGCGCCTGACCGACCTCGCCGCCTACCTCGACGCTCGCGCCGCGGCTGCCGCGTAA
- a CDS encoding YfdQ family protein — MKEAIDQLLALAQGLGKPFNIEQIKAPLALVPHGVSLEVLEQHLPAPTRTKQSLTVLDAATFIEYVKRYATAATVVFCNGPNGRTFRAVIDYHQPDQPAWGSHSASYACPLTVEWGNWKGADRKRMTQADFAEFIEDNVKDVVTSEQTPGAPTAAEMLEISRTLQAQKNITFRQGTRLDNGQVQLTYNEEIDGRAGETGQLRIPEQFFIGVKPFIGGAAFLVAARFRYRIVEGRLQVWYELVRPDKVLEEAYEAVRQTISEGIGEVPMYEATL, encoded by the coding sequence ATGAAAGAAGCAATCGACCAACTCTTGGCCCTCGCTCAGGGCCTCGGCAAACCATTCAACATCGAACAGATCAAGGCACCGTTGGCCCTGGTGCCGCATGGCGTATCCCTCGAAGTGCTGGAGCAGCACCTGCCAGCACCGACCCGCACCAAGCAAAGCCTGACGGTACTGGATGCAGCCACCTTCATCGAGTACGTGAAGCGCTACGCTACCGCCGCCACCGTGGTGTTCTGCAACGGCCCCAACGGCCGCACCTTCCGCGCGGTCATCGACTACCACCAACCCGACCAGCCTGCATGGGGCTCGCACTCGGCTTCCTACGCCTGTCCTCTCACCGTTGAATGGGGCAACTGGAAGGGGGCAGACCGCAAGCGCATGACCCAGGCCGACTTCGCCGAGTTCATCGAAGACAACGTCAAAGACGTCGTTACCAGCGAGCAGACCCCTGGCGCACCGACCGCCGCCGAAATGCTGGAGATCAGCCGCACCCTGCAGGCGCAAAAGAACATCACCTTCCGCCAGGGCACCCGCCTCGATAACGGCCAGGTGCAACTGACCTACAACGAGGAGATCGATGGGCGCGCAGGCGAGACCGGCCAACTGCGCATCCCTGAGCAGTTCTTCATCGGCGTGAAGCCCTTCATTGGCGGCGCAGCCTTCTTGGTTGCCGCCCGTTTCCGCTACCGCATCGTCGAAGGCCGCTTGCAGGTCTGGTACGAGCTGGTACGCCCGGACAAGGTGCTTGAAGAGGCCTACGAGGCAGTCCGCCAGACCATCAGCGAAGGTATCGGCGAAGTGCCGATGTACGAAGCCACCCTGTAA
- a CDS encoding phosphohydrolase yields the protein MTWILTNSARAFDLLNPRAENVLTTDIAHALSLVCRFNGHCAWHYSVAQHSLLVAYIIEKEGGTPEEQLAGLLHDAAEAYISDLTRPLKLLLIEAARQRQIAWIYFVGQVSAQSHAVSLDAAATRILTTAEREGVSLLLDTYHQIEQRIWLAIAERFDLAPELPECVKHADMIALATEKRDLLPEHPAPWECLEGYAPLPERIGKYQHEAVRQQFHDRLLQLLATTHRRRVAA from the coding sequence ATGACCTGGATACTCACCAACAGCGCCCGCGCCTTCGACCTGCTCAACCCGCGCGCCGAGAACGTCCTCACCACCGATATCGCCCACGCCCTGAGCCTGGTCTGCCGCTTCAACGGCCACTGCGCATGGCACTACTCAGTCGCCCAACACAGCCTGCTGGTCGCGTACATCATCGAGAAGGAAGGCGGCACGCCCGAGGAACAACTGGCCGGGCTGCTGCACGACGCCGCCGAGGCCTATATCAGCGACCTGACTCGCCCGCTCAAACTGCTGCTGATTGAGGCGGCACGGCAGCGGCAAATCGCCTGGATTTACTTTGTAGGCCAGGTCAGCGCGCAGAGTCATGCGGTCAGCCTCGACGCGGCTGCAACTCGCATCCTCACCACCGCCGAACGCGAAGGCGTCAGCCTGCTGCTGGACACCTACCACCAGATCGAGCAGCGCATCTGGCTCGCCATCGCCGAACGCTTCGACCTAGCACCCGAGCTGCCGGAGTGCGTCAAGCACGCCGACATGATCGCCCTGGCCACTGAGAAGCGCGACCTGCTGCCCGAGCACCCAGCCCCCTGGGAATGCCTCGAAGGCTACGCCCCGCTGCCGGAGCGGATCGGGAAGTACCAGCACGAAGCAGTTCGCCAGCAGTTCCACGACCGCCTACTGCAGTTGCTCGCCACCACCCACCGCCGGAGGGTAGCAGCATGA
- a CDS encoding DNA cytosine methyltransferase, translating to MNELALFAGAGGGILAGHLLGWRTLCAVERDAYPAQVLAQRQNDGCLPAFPIWSDVCSFDGRPWRGLVDVVSGGFPCQDISAAGAGVGIDGSRSGLWKQMARIVGEVLPRFVFVENSPMLVGRGLAVVISDLAQLGYDASWLRLSASDLGAPHQRDRLWLVAHTNSAWQSQPTRDEQESRLGAQQCREGMANAGRGRRYEQAKGQVQQPRRAEAFGSSVDLDREWPAEPELGRVAHGVAHRVDRIKALGNGQVSRVGAAAFALQCHQE from the coding sequence GTGAATGAGCTGGCTCTTTTCGCGGGCGCTGGTGGCGGAATACTCGCCGGGCACCTGCTCGGATGGCGAACCCTCTGCGCCGTTGAGCGTGATGCCTACCCAGCACAAGTTCTGGCGCAACGACAAAACGATGGATGCCTCCCAGCTTTCCCGATTTGGTCTGACGTGTGCAGTTTTGACGGCAGACCATGGCGAGGCCTTGTTGACGTCGTATCTGGCGGCTTCCCGTGCCAGGACATCTCAGCAGCCGGCGCCGGCGTCGGCATCGATGGCAGCCGATCAGGCCTGTGGAAACAAATGGCACGAATCGTCGGTGAGGTTCTGCCTCGCTTCGTCTTCGTGGAGAACTCACCGATGCTTGTGGGACGAGGCCTTGCCGTGGTCATCAGTGACCTTGCCCAACTGGGGTATGACGCGAGCTGGCTACGTCTATCAGCATCCGACCTTGGAGCGCCCCATCAACGCGACCGACTCTGGCTTGTGGCCCACACCAACAGTGCATGGCAATCACAACCAACCCGGGATGAGCAAGAAAGCCGGCTGGGGGCTCAGCAGTGCCGTGAAGGAATGGCAAACGCCGGTCGCGGACGACGCTATGAGCAGGCCAAGGGGCAAGTTCAACAGCCGAGGCGAGCCGAAGCTTTCGGCTCAAGTGTCGACCTCGATCGAGAATGGCCAGCTGAACCCGAACTGGGTCGAGTGGCTCATGGGGTGGCCCATCGGGTGGACAGAATTAAAGCCCTTGGCAATGGCCAGGTTTCGCGAGTGGGAGCAGCAGCATTCGCCTTGCAATGCCATCAAGAGTGA